GGGTCGAAGGGTCCGTGCACGTCGACATGATCCACACCGACGCCGTCCACCACGTCCTGGAGGTCAACCCCCGGCTCGGCGGCGCCACCACCCGGTCGCTCGCCGCCACCGGACTCAACACCTAGTCGCCCTCCTCGACATCCTGGCCGGCGCCTGGCCGACCAGCGCCGGCGCCCCGGCCGAACGCTTCGCGATCGAGTGCCTCACGGCGAACCCCACCCCGCGCTGCTCGCCCAACTCCGGGCCCGCGTCGACCTCGTCACCTGCCACGACCTGATCACCGACGGCCACGGCCACGGCGGAATCCTCATCTTCACCGTGGACCCCGGCGACGAACGGCGGACGGGGAAGGAACTCACCGAACTCTGCGAGCGGACCGGCTTCATCCCGGCCCCCATGCTCGACGAGATCCGCCGCGTCCTGACCGGGGCCGGCCGGTGAACATCGGGGGTGCGGAGTGCCACCCGCCGGCTAACACGGCTCGTCCGGCCCCTGCCACAGCGACACGCCGCAGCACGGGCTGGGTGACCATGCGTCAGAAGATCACTCGGACAGTCTAAAAGTAGGTCAATCATTTGTTATTTCAAGGCACTTGATGGCCGACACGGTTCTCCGCGGGGGCGGCGGGCGGCGTCGGGAATAGCTCGAACGGCCCTCTCAGGCGGAAATCCAGTATGACTGGTATGACCGCTATGGGTAATTTTCTGATCGCGAGCTGGCTGACGGGCCGGCATCTCTGAGACAGGAGAAGCGACATGAAGCTCGAGCGTTCCACCGTCGTCACCGCCGGTGTCGCCACCGCGGCAGCGCTTGCCGCCAGCGGCATCACCTACGCGTCGGCCGCTTCCGCTCCGAGGCCCCGGTCCGTCCCGGCCGTCTCCGCCCCCGCGGCGGCGCCGCTCGGCGGCGACTCCGGACAGGGCAAAGGCAACGAGGGCTGGAGCGGGCGCCACGAGGGCTACGAGGGCTGGAGCGGGCGCCACGAGGGCTACGAGGGCCGGATCCAGATCAACGAGCGGTCGTACTCGCCCCGCCCGGGCGACTGCATCACCGTGATCAGCGGCCTGGGCGCCAGAACCCTGAACATCCGCAACGACAGCCACAGGACCGTCGAGGTCTTCCGGGGGGTGGTGTGCGACAACGGCGCTCCGGTCGCCACCGTCGGACCCGACAGCTCCAGCTACGGCCTGCGGCCGGGCCACGTCCAGGGCATCGACATCAAGAACGGCGTGGTGGCCAGCTTCCGCGTCGTGAACCACTGGGACTACTAGTCCGATACTCCGAAGCCACCGCGAAAGATGGGGTCCCGGCCCGCCGGAATCGGGCCGGGGCCCCATTCGACCATGGTCCGGCCACCACGCGCCGGGCACACACCGTGGCACAGCGGTACGCCCCTCACCGCGCGCGCTGTCCGGGAGGCCGTCCCGCTCGCCCCCCGGCCGTCCGCCCGGGGCCGCACCGGCGAGTCCCGCGCCGTCGCATGCCCCACCCGCGCCGCGACCGCCCGAGGCCTTCCCGGCGCTTGCCTACCGCCGAACGGGTGAGACAGGGCCAGCCGTAGGCCCCGGAGCGGATGCGGGTGCAGTGGGAGTCAGGCCTGCACGCGGCAGTCGTAGAGGAGGAAGCTGCCCCTGGTGCGCCAGCCGTAGGCCCCGGAGCGGATGCGGGTGCAGTGGGACTTCACCCAGGTCGTGGCCGGGGTGGTGGGGCGCAGCGGCGTGAGCAGCGCGTAACGGAGCTGGTGCGAGGCGACCAGGGCGCCGAGCTGCTGGGCGGTGGGGAAGGGCGTCTTGCCGGTGAAGCCGCCCATCACGAGGATGGGCTCGGACCGGGCGCGCAGCAGACGTTCCGCCGGGTAGGCGGCCTGGGTGGCGACCAGGTACTTCTCGCCGTGACGGTGCTCGGCGAGGTAATCGAGCAGGGTGGTGTCGCGGGTGCTGGGCCGGTCGAGCTCCACCCGGCGCAGAGCGGACCGGTTGTGCACGGCGCTGCGGTAGGCCTTGCCGACCGGACCGGCCGTGGGCGACGTGGAGGCGCCCGCGTAGAGCGGGTCGAGGGCGGCGGCGGACCAGCCGGCGGGCAGCAGCAGAGTGGCCGCGATTCCGGCGGCCACGGAGCCCTGGAACATCCCGCTGGTGACGCGTGACCCTCCGGTCCACAGGCCCACCACGCTGCACGCCGCGAGGCCCACGGCCGGCAGCAGCAGCCAGGAGGCGAACAGGGTCGGCACGTCGAGCACCAGCGCCCACAGCACCGTCAGCAGGAGGGCCGTCGGCAGCCACACGCGCCGCCGGCCGCCCGTGTCGTACACGGACCGGAAGAGGGCGAGCCCGCCGCCGGCGAGCGCGGCGACGGCCGGCGCGATCACGGCCGTGTAGTAGGGGTGGTTGCCGTTGGAGACGCTGAACACCACGGCGTGCACGGCCAGCCAGCCACCCCAGAGGAGGAAACCGGCGCGCAACGGGTCGGTGCGCGGTTCGCGGGCCTGCCAGACCACGCCCAGGACGGCGGCGAGCACGGCGAGCGGCAGGAACCAGGCGATCTGCGGGCCGACGGTGTGGTTGACCAGCATGCCCCAGCCGGTGTTGCCGGAGGTCCGGCTGGCGGCGGTTCCCGACACGGCCCCGAACGCGGTGTCGTCGTCGCTGAAGCGGCTCAGGCCGTTGTAGCCGAAGACCAGGCTGAAGGGGTTGTTGTTGGACGTGCCGTCCACGTACGGGCGGTGTGCGGCGGGCGTGATCCAGGCGAGCAGTGCCCAGGAGCAGGAGACGCCCAGCGCGACCGCCCCGGTCAGCAGCAGGCGCAGCGCCCGTCGCAACGGCGTGCCGGTCGCGGCGAGTTGGTAGACGACGGCGAAGACCGGCAGCACCAGCCACGCCTGCAGCATCTTCGTCTGGAAGGCGAGCCCGACCCAGACCCCACAGGTGATCAGCGGCGCGAGCCGCTCGGTGCGGAGCGCCTTCTGCAGGGCTCCGGCGGCCGCCACCAGCAGCAGGGTGAGCGCCGTGTCCGGGATGGTGGCCCGGTTGAGCACCACGGTCACCGGAGTGAGGGTGAGCGTCAGCGCGGCGATCAGCGCGGCGAGCTTCCCGGCCCACACCCGTACGATCCGGTGCAGCAGCCACACGGTGAGCACACCCTCGACGACCTGCGGCAGCGCGACCGCCCAGGTGTGCGGGCCGAAGATCCAGACGGAGACGGCCTCCGGCCAGAAGGCCCCCGGCAGCTTGTCGAGTGTGATCGAACCGCTGGGGTCGAGTCCGCCGAAGAAGAAGGCCCGCCAGGTGGAGGCCATCGACCGTATCGCCGCGCTGTAGTAGGGGTGGATGGCGGCGTGTCCCATGCCCCAGCCGTACAGCAGCGCGGCGACGACCAGCACCGCGGCCAGCGCGGGCCGCTCCCAGGATGCCAGAGCCTCCGGCCGGCCGTCGCGGCGGCGCGATGTCCGGTGGCGGCCCTGCGGGCCGGTGCTCTGGGCGGTGGGCATGGTGGTCATGGCGGAAGGTCCTCGGATCGGTGGTCAGGCGGAGCGGCGGCGGGTCCTGGGCGGCGTACTCCCTGGAAGCCGCGGGTACGGCGGCTGCGCGCCGGCCGGCGGGACGCAGCCGGACAGACCGTTGCCGGTCGTGCCGTCGGCGGGCGAACCGCCGGGGAAGAAGCTGTGGCGGGCCCGGCCGTCGCGGCTCGGGCCCCCGCCGCTTCGGCAGGCGATCGCGGCCGGCAACGCCGGGCAGCGGGACGCGCGGCGGCGTGGCGGGGAAGGGGCGTGCGGTGGGGCGTGGCGCCGGCAAGCGGTGGGCAGGACAGCGGATCCTCTCTCTCGACCGGCGACGAGCGCTCGAATGTTCGACCAAGCGCACACTTTAGCCGCATGAGATCACGCATCCATCACACGCCTGTCCCTGTGCCGTGCCCGTACGGGCGACCGGGCGCCGGCCGGCTCAGGACGCCCCGAGCCGGCCGGGCGTACGACGACGGGTCCGTGCGTACGACGACGGGGTCGGAGTGCCGACCGGTGCATGACGGGCCCCGGGCGGGGCCCGTCCCCCGTGGACCGGTCAGCGGACGAAGGCGATCTCCGGGTAGCTCTTGGAGGGCCCGTCCAGCAGGGTGCTGTGCTTCTTGCGCAGCTCCTGGTCGAAGAAGGCGGCGAGATACACGCGCTGGATCTTGATCGCCCGGTTGGGGTCGATCGTGCCGTACTGCTGCCGCACCTGGTCCTGCGACATGCCGAGCAGCGGCGCCACCTGCGGCACCAGCCACTCGTTGTCGCTGAACGACAGGTGCCTGGAGCCGTGGAGCTGGATGTCGACCCGGTAGCCCTTGAGGTGCGGCCACAGCTTGCGCCACGACGAGTCGTTGTTGCGGTTGTGGGTGCCGGAGCTGAAGAGCATGAACGGGCGGTTCAGGTCCTTGCTCGGCGCGGTGCCGAAGAACTGGCCGTCCAGGTTGGCTCCGGCGGCGATGCGGTGGTCGAGCTGCATGGCCGTGTCGACCGCGGCGCCGCCCAGCGACCAGCCGAACATCCCGATGCGGGACGTGTCCACGGTCTTCGACAGACCGGAGGGGAGCTTGGCGTGGTCGACGTCCGGGTTGCCGCCCTTGGCGATGGTGCCGAGCTGGTTGATGACGAACTTGATGTCCGCAGCCCGCACGTTGAGCGTGTCGGAGGAGTGCGCGCCCGACGGCATGGTGTTGACCTCGAGCCGTCCGCCCGGGAACTCCACCTCGTTCGCGTCGTGCGTGTGGTCGACGGCGATGACGATGTAGCCCCGGCTGGCGAGATCCTCGGCCAGGGCGGTGCCCATCGCGCGGTCCGAGTGCAGCCCGGTCGAGTACAGCAGCACGGGCAGCTTGCCGAGCTTGGTGCTGACCGGGGCCAGCACATGGCTGGAGGTCTGCGGCAGCGAGACCTGCTGCGGCGACAGGCCCCGCGAGCGGAGGAAGTGGGCGCCGGATGCCGACGGCATCCACGGTGCCACCGGGTGCCCGGAGGTGGAGGAGGCCGGGTACCAGTACGTCACCATCAGCTCGCGCGCGCGGTTGCCCGGCACGTACGGGTCGGTGCGGGACTTGTCGACGAGGTGCTGGCTGAAGGTGCCCACCTGGTAGGGCCCGCTCGGCGCGGGAAGCTTGAGCTGGACGGTGGAGGCCCGGCCGCGGGCGAGCGTGGCGGCGGGGTGCGCGCCCTGGGGCAGAGCCGCGCTGTCGTTGTCAGGCGCCCAGTTCGTAGCGTCCTCGTCGGGCGACGACCCGGTGGCCGTGGGATTGGAAGACGACTTCCCGGCGGCCATCGACGGCGTCACCCCGGCACCCAGAGCGACGGCGAGCACACCGGCGGTACCGACCGCTCGGGCTATGAGTCTGCGGTGGTGACGCGGTCTGCGGTGGTGCATGTAACTCCCCTGTTGATCACGGGCCACGGGGGCCCGGCGACGGTCAGGGGCACACCGTACCGCTGCCCGGGCCAACTGATCCCCGCGGATGGGTCAGATGGCGATGTATCAGCCGCGGCACGGGCCAGGACCCGGCCCGTGCGGGGGCAGACCGGGGCTGGGCAACGGCCTCGGCACGCCGTTGTGGCACGCCGTTTTGACACCGTCCGTGGGGAACTTTCCGGCATGAGCGGGGCGAAGGCCGAGCGGTGACCGGCAGAGCCGGCAGTCGTCGCGGTCGATTCGTCCTCCCCGCGACGGCGAGTTGATCGCATTGTCAGTGCCCCCTGTCATGATCCGGGTCATGCCGATCGACGCCCTGGTGACCGAATCCCTCAGAAACGACGCGCTGGACCCTGTGCGGTCTGCGGCGCTCCACCGCGTGCCCTGGCTCGTGGATCTCCTGGAACGCCAACGCGCGGAGTTCCGGCAGGCTCTGGGCCACGAATACCGGCGGGCCAGGGAGACCGGCGCGGCGGTCCAGGCGGAGATCGACCGGCGGCTCGCCGCCTGCGCGGACGAGGAGGGCAGGGCCGCCGTCCTGTGCCTCATGCTGTCGGCCCGCTTCGACGACACGAGCCTGTGGCACTACGACACCGAGCTGCAGTCCCTGATCTCCCGGGTGCGGGGGTGGACGCCCGACGAGGTCGCGGTGATGCTCCGGCGCGCCACCGAGTACGACATGGACTTCTGGTTCGCGAACTCACTGAGGCTGGTGCTGGACGCCGCCGACCAGCTCGACGCCGACGGCCGCCGCGCGGTCCTGCCCTGGCTGCGGCACGCACACACCACCCTCATGGACACCACGGTCGGGGCGCGCCTGCGGGCGACGCTCGCCCAGCGTCTGCGCGCGCTGCTCGCCGGCGCCGACGAGGCACTCGTCCCCGATGGCCTGATCCCCGCCCACGCCGCCTGGGCAGCCCCGCTGCGCGACCGTGCCAACTCCTCTCCCACACCGGAACTGGCCAGGCTGCTACGGCACTTGGCGAGCCTGTCGAGCCCACGGCCCGCCCGGAGCTGGCGGCGAACCTGCCTCGACCTCATGGACGCGGCATCGGCACGGGATGCCGTGACCGGTGTCCTGCGGGCACTGGCCGAGGGCGATCCGCTGTGCAGCAGGGGAAGCGGTGCGCACACTGGCTGGGTCGGCGACGGCTACCACTACCACTACCTGGTCCACCAGAACGACGGTGACCTCGCGCGCGGCGTCGTCTGGGCGGCCGCGCTGACCGGCGGCCCGGCCGAGGCGCGGCACCTCGGCGCGCTGGCCGAACGTGCCGGCGCGCCGGGCACCGACGTGATCGAAGAACTCAAGCTCGCGGGTGCGGCGATCAACGCGCTGGCCGAGATGGACGACACGGCCTCGCTGGAGGCCCTGTGGCGGCTGCAGTCCCGGATCCGGCACCGGGCCCTGCGCAAGCAGCTCGGCACCGCGCTGGTCACGGCGGCAGGAAAGCAGGGCATCACGCCGCAGCAACTCGTCGAGCGCAGCGTGCCGGACCACGGCCTGGCCCCGGACGGGTTCCTGGAACGGGAGGTGGGCGGATACCGGATACGGCTGGCGATCGAGGAGGCGGCCACCGTACGGCTCACTTTCACACACCCCGACGGAACGACCTCCCGCACCGCTCCGGCCGCGCTGAAGGACGGCTTCGCGGAGGAACTGCGGGCGTTGAAGGCCCTGGCCAAAGAGGTGCGGGCCACACTGTCGGGGGAACGGGCCCGCGTGGAGGCGCTGTTGTCCGCCGGACGCGAGTGGCCGTACGACGAGTGGTGCCGCCACTACCGCGACCATCCGGTCACCGGGGCCCTCACCCGCGGCCTGATCTGGGAGTTCCAGGACGCGGACGGCCAGTGGCGCGCGGTCGCGCCGGCGGCCGAGCCACCCGGCCGGCCCGAACGGGTCCGTCTGTGGCATCCGATCCGGGCCTCGGCGGACGAGATCAGGGCGTGGCGCGAGCGGCTCGTCGCCGAGCGGCTGCGGCAGCCGTTCAAGCAGGCCTTCCGGGAGATCTATCTCCTCACCCCGGCGGAGGAGGAGACCGGGGTCTACTCCAACCGGTTCGCCGCCCACATCGTCCACTACCGGCAGCTCTACGCCCTGTTCAAGGAACGCGGCTGGCAGGCGAACTTCCTCGGCCGCTACGACGGCGGCTACGACGGGCGGGCCCGGGCCGAGTTCGGCGACGGCGAGTGGCGGGCCTGCTTCCACCACGAGCCCGCCGCGGACGACGACCACGGCTACGCGCCCGAGCACGCCACGACGGACCAGGTCCGCTTCGAACGGCGGCAGGGCCGGCGCTGGCAGGAGGTCGCACTGGACCAGGTGCCTCCGCTGGTGTTCAGCGAGGCGATGCGCGACGTCGACCTCTTCGTGGGCGTGACCTCGATCGCCGCCGATCCCGACTGGACCGACCGGGGCGAGGACCGCTACGCCGCGTACTGGCGGACGGCCGGGTTCGGCGCGCTGACGACGAGCGCCGAGGTCCGCCGCGAAGCCCTGGAACGGATCCTGCCCCGCCTGAGGATCGCCGACCGGTGCACGCTGGACGGCCGCTTCCTGGTCGTCCGCGGGGATCTGCGGACGTACAGGATCCATCTGGGCTCGGCCAACATCCTGATGGAACCGGACGACAGCTACCTGTGCATCGTCCCGGCACGTGGCAAGGGCGCCGGCACGGTGTTCCTGCCGTTCGAGGACGACCGGCTCTCCCTGATCCTCAGCAAGGCCTTCCTGCTCGCCGCCGACACGAAGATCACCGACGAGACCATTCTCCTGCAGATCAAGCGAGGCGCCTGATGGCCACAGTGACGTTCCGCGACGAGACCGCGACCGGCAAGCCGCTCACCGAGTGGGAGGTCGCCGGGCTGCCCGACCGGATGACCGTGCGGGACCTGATCAGGCTCCGGGTCCGCGAAGAGGTAGCCCGGCACAACGCCCGTCCCGGTGACCGCTTCAACGGTCTCGTCCGCCCCGACGACGCCGAGACCGAGCTGAACGGCTACCGGCTGCGCGAGCCCCGCCGCATCGACTGGCAGCGCCAGGCCGAGATCGCCGAACGCGCCTTCCTGGCCAACGGGTTCTTCGTCCTGGCCGGCGATCGCCAGGTCGACGACCTCGACGAACTCGTGGACCTCACCGTCGACCCCGACCTGGTCTTCATCAAGCTCGTCGCCCTCGTGGGCGGATGAGGCTCGACGAGGCGGCGGGGGAGTGCGCGTCCCAGCGCCGCGGAGAAAACCATGTGCGGGCGTTCGCGCTGGCGAAGTACGGTGACGCTCGTTCGAAGGGGGACCCGAAGTGGCGAAACTGAACCAGATCATCGCTGTCGAGAAGGGTGTCAAGAGCAAGTCGCTCCAGGACATCACCGCCGCGCACCACAAGGTGCAGAAGCCGGCCCTGCTGGCCGGCATCTCTCGCACGTACCAGCCCAAGGACGAGGAGGGCGAGCAGCTGCCGCCCGAGTCCACGCGGGTACAGGTGCAGGCCGAGGATGTACTGCGGGAGATGTCCGCGTCGCTCACCCGGCTCTTCGACGTGACCGCCACCAAGGACTGGGCGAACTGCACGGCGCGAGCGGACGTCACGGTCGACGGCCGGACGATCCTCACCGACGTCCCGGTCAGCTACCTCCTCTTCCTGGAGAAGCAGCTCACCGACCTGCACCCGTTCGTCAAGAAGCTGCCCACCCTCGACGCCGCCGAGTCCTGGTCCCACGACCCGTCCACGGACTGGTGGAAGACGGACCCGGTGCGCACGATCCGGACGAAGAAGGTCCCCCGCAACCACGTCAAGGCGGAGGCGACCGACAAGCACCCGGCCCAGGTCGAGGTGTACTACGAGGACGTGCCCATCGGGTACTGGACGACCGTGAAGTTCTCCGGAGCGCTCCCGGCGCGGCGGGTGAACGAGCTGGTGGACCGGGTCGAGAAGCTGCAGCAGGCGGTGAAGTTCGCCCGCGAGGAGGCCAACAGCGCCGAGGTCACCGACCAGCGGGTCGGCGACGCGGTGTTCGGCTACCTGCTCGGCTGACGCCGCCACGGGTAGCATCCACGATCGCCCCCGCGTGCGAGCGCGGGGGTGCGCCACAGGCGCGGGCCGGGATGAGGACCGGTTCGCGCGATGAGCGCAAGCTGACACTGAAGTTCAGCCTGAAGACACGGTGACAGTGAAGGTTCGAGTCCTTCCCCCGGCACAGCACCACCGACGGGCCGGGGTAGCCCAACATGGCAGAGGCAGCCGTGGTCAGTCTCAGACTCTCGCTCCAGTCTCAGCATCGCCGCCGATCGCCGGATCGACCGAGGCCGGACGAACGCCGTCGGATGCGAGTTCGACTCTCGCCTGCACCTCTCAGCCCGGTGCGGTAGTTCAAAGGAAGAACACGACGGCATGATGACTGATCCGACCTCTTAAACGCCGCCGGCGTGCGCAATTGGGTGGCATCCCCAGGGGCCCGGGAGCTGGATACGACTCCCGGGCCCCGCCACGTCGCCGAGCTGACACATGACAGCCGCGAAGGGACCGGTGACGGCCGTCTGTCTGCGACAAGTGGACCGCGCTCACGCACGGTCCACGCCTCACCCACCGGATCGTGCCGCGAACCCCAGCGGGTGCCACCCGCGGGAGGCACCCGCGATGTGCCGGGAGCCGCCCCGGGGTCAGCGCACCCAGACGTCGATGAGCGGGGAGACGACGCGCATTCTGCTGTCGACGAGACGCAGTTTGTTGTGGCCCTTCATGCCGAGCACGACGCGCATGGTGTACGTCGCGTGCGCGTCGGTCTGCATCGACGCCGGCAGGTTGACCCAGGGACGCGCGCCCACCTGCTGCTGGAGGGTGACCCGGGTGCCGGCGGGCACACCGGGCAGAGTGCCGCGGATCCGGAACGGCTGCCATGCGCGGACGCCCGCGGCGGAGACCTCGGCCGTGGGCGCGGCCGGGGTCGTGACGGCCGGCTTCGGCCTGGGGGACGGGGGTGAGGTGACGGCCACCGCCGTGCCGATGGACCCTGCGGCCACGGCTGCGACCGCCGCTGCGGCACTCCAGATGCGTACCGTCTTGCGCATGCTCTGTCTCCCGGTCGGGGGGGGGGAATGGATCGCCGGAAGCGTATGAACATCAAGGGCCTATCGGATCATTTGACACGACGTGGCAGAGGCGCGTAGCTCATTCGGCTGCGACGGCCTCCTCACAGGCCTCGACTCGGGCCTGCCGCCGGCACACCGCCGCTGGTCAGGCACCCCGCACGGCACGCCCTTCGGCGATCACCGACTCGACCGCCCCGACACCGATCCCGGCCGTGTCCGGCGGCTCGGCGTCGCCGTGGGCACACCGTGACGCCCCCTGCCGTCTCCCGGCCACCGCACGCCCGCGCACCGACCCGCGGCCCGGCTGCCCGACGCGGCCGCGGCAGGACGGGCGGTCCTTCCTCTCCGGCCGGCGCCTGCTCCATGCGGCCGCCGGAAAGATGCGGAAGCCGGCG
This genomic interval from Streptomyces sp. NBC_00557 contains the following:
- a CDS encoding DUF4132 domain-containing protein, with the translated sequence MPIDALVTESLRNDALDPVRSAALHRVPWLVDLLERQRAEFRQALGHEYRRARETGAAVQAEIDRRLAACADEEGRAAVLCLMLSARFDDTSLWHYDTELQSLISRVRGWTPDEVAVMLRRATEYDMDFWFANSLRLVLDAADQLDADGRRAVLPWLRHAHTTLMDTTVGARLRATLAQRLRALLAGADEALVPDGLIPAHAAWAAPLRDRANSSPTPELARLLRHLASLSSPRPARSWRRTCLDLMDAASARDAVTGVLRALAEGDPLCSRGSGAHTGWVGDGYHYHYLVHQNDGDLARGVVWAAALTGGPAEARHLGALAERAGAPGTDVIEELKLAGAAINALAEMDDTASLEALWRLQSRIRHRALRKQLGTALVTAAGKQGITPQQLVERSVPDHGLAPDGFLEREVGGYRIRLAIEEAATVRLTFTHPDGTTSRTAPAALKDGFAEELRALKALAKEVRATLSGERARVEALLSAGREWPYDEWCRHYRDHPVTGALTRGLIWEFQDADGQWRAVAPAAEPPGRPERVRLWHPIRASADEIRAWRERLVAERLRQPFKQAFREIYLLTPAEEETGVYSNRFAAHIVHYRQLYALFKERGWQANFLGRYDGGYDGRARAEFGDGEWRACFHHEPAADDDHGYAPEHATTDQVRFERRQGRRWQEVALDQVPPLVFSEAMRDVDLFVGVTSIAADPDWTDRGEDRYAAYWRTAGFGALTTSAEVRREALERILPRLRIADRCTLDGRFLVVRGDLRTYRIHLGSANILMEPDDSYLCIVPARGKGAGTVFLPFEDDRLSLILSKAFLLAADTKITDETILLQIKRGA
- a CDS encoding alpha/beta hydrolase family protein, yielding MHHRRPRHHRRLIARAVGTAGVLAVALGAGVTPSMAAGKSSSNPTATGSSPDEDATNWAPDNDSAALPQGAHPAATLARGRASTVQLKLPAPSGPYQVGTFSQHLVDKSRTDPYVPGNRARELMVTYWYPASSTSGHPVAPWMPSASGAHFLRSRGLSPQQVSLPQTSSHVLAPVSTKLGKLPVLLYSTGLHSDRAMGTALAEDLASRGYIVIAVDHTHDANEVEFPGGRLEVNTMPSGAHSSDTLNVRAADIKFVINQLGTIAKGGNPDVDHAKLPSGLSKTVDTSRIGMFGWSLGGAAVDTAMQLDHRIAAGANLDGQFFGTAPSKDLNRPFMLFSSGTHNRNNDSSWRKLWPHLKGYRVDIQLHGSRHLSFSDNEWLVPQVAPLLGMSQDQVRQQYGTIDPNRAIKIQRVYLAAFFDQELRKKHSTLLDGPSKSYPEIAFVR
- a CDS encoding ATP-grasp domain-containing protein, translated to MDLCTQLGVEGSVHVDMIHTDAVHHVLEVNPRLGGATTRSLAATGLNT
- a CDS encoding DUF7873 family protein; this translates as MAKLNQIIAVEKGVKSKSLQDITAAHHKVQKPALLAGISRTYQPKDEEGEQLPPESTRVQVQAEDVLREMSASLTRLFDVTATKDWANCTARADVTVDGRTILTDVPVSYLLFLEKQLTDLHPFVKKLPTLDAAESWSHDPSTDWWKTDPVRTIRTKKVPRNHVKAEATDKHPAQVEVYYEDVPIGYWTTVKFSGALPARRVNELVDRVEKLQQAVKFAREEANSAEVTDQRVGDAVFGYLLG
- a CDS encoding ArnT family glycosyltransferase yields the protein MTTMPTAQSTGPQGRHRTSRRRDGRPEALASWERPALAAVLVVAALLYGWGMGHAAIHPYYSAAIRSMASTWRAFFFGGLDPSGSITLDKLPGAFWPEAVSVWIFGPHTWAVALPQVVEGVLTVWLLHRIVRVWAGKLAALIAALTLTLTPVTVVLNRATIPDTALTLLLVAAAGALQKALRTERLAPLITCGVWVGLAFQTKMLQAWLVLPVFAVVYQLAATGTPLRRALRLLLTGAVALGVSCSWALLAWITPAAHRPYVDGTSNNNPFSLVFGYNGLSRFSDDDTAFGAVSGTAASRTSGNTGWGMLVNHTVGPQIAWFLPLAVLAAVLGVVWQAREPRTDPLRAGFLLWGGWLAVHAVVFSVSNGNHPYYTAVIAPAVAALAGGGLALFRSVYDTGGRRRVWLPTALLLTVLWALVLDVPTLFASWLLLPAVGLAACSVVGLWTGGSRVTSGMFQGSVAAGIAATLLLPAGWSAAALDPLYAGASTSPTAGPVGKAYRSAVHNRSALRRVELDRPSTRDTTLLDYLAEHRHGEKYLVATQAAYPAERLLRARSEPILVMGGFTGKTPFPTAQQLGALVASHQLRYALLTPLRPTTPATTWVKSHCTRIRSGAYGWRTRGSFLLYDCRVQA